Proteins from a genomic interval of Streptomyces sp. SID8374:
- a CDS encoding TetR/AcrR family transcriptional regulator has protein sequence MPEPVGIRQAQAQRTRGGVLEAAAAVFVDQGVQAPVRDIAERAGVGVGTVYRNFPTRADLVTAVYRHQIDACAALAPRLLAESESPFTALTLWTDAFVDFLVTKHGLGAALGSGDPGLERLHALMLETLVPACATLLDACAAARELSGDIGAYTLMRAIGNLCITGPDYDRADAARMVATLLAGCRSTA, from the coding sequence GTGCCAGAGCCGGTCGGGATTCGCCAAGCACAGGCGCAGCGCACGCGCGGCGGCGTGCTGGAGGCCGCGGCGGCGGTCTTCGTGGACCAGGGCGTCCAGGCGCCCGTCCGTGACATCGCCGAACGCGCCGGTGTCGGTGTCGGCACCGTCTACCGGAACTTCCCGACCCGGGCGGACCTGGTCACCGCCGTCTACCGGCACCAGATCGACGCCTGCGCCGCGCTCGCGCCCCGGCTCCTGGCGGAATCGGAGTCGCCGTTCACCGCGCTGACTTTGTGGACGGACGCGTTCGTGGATTTCCTCGTGACCAAGCACGGCCTCGGTGCGGCGCTGGGGTCCGGCGATCCGGGGCTGGAGAGGCTTCACGCCCTCATGCTCGAAACCCTGGTCCCGGCCTGCGCGACGCTCCTGGATGCCTGTGCCGCCGCCCGTGAACTCAGCGGCGACATCGGCGCCTACACGCTCATGCGTGCCATCGGGAACCTCTGCATCACCGGCCCCGACTACGACCGGGCCGACGCCGCACGCATGGTCGCCACCCTTCTCGCGGGGTGCCGCAGTACGGCCTAG
- a CDS encoding MHYT domain-containing protein, with the protein MEATVTNFHYGAVTPVAAFLMACLGAALGLRCTTRAIRRGTNRAGWLALGAVSIGCGIWTMHFIAMAGFTIDGMSMKYDSATTVLSLVVAIAVVAVGVFLVGFRGPGTLVLTTAGVFTGLGVAAMHYLGMAAMHTPGELNYSYGTVALSILIAVVAATAALWAAVSVHGLGASVGASLIMGVAVTGMHYTGMAAVAVPVDHHGAGTQSSAGMLSFLLVMLAGPLAALVMSAVVVMFDGDVMLGADERGARTSGPAPAPGHAVTGRGGSGSYHGPGA; encoded by the coding sequence ATGGAAGCCACCGTCACCAATTTCCACTACGGGGCAGTGACCCCCGTCGCCGCGTTCCTGATGGCCTGCCTCGGTGCGGCGCTGGGGCTGAGATGCACGACCCGCGCGATCCGGCGCGGAACGAACCGGGCCGGCTGGCTCGCCCTCGGCGCGGTGTCGATCGGGTGCGGCATCTGGACCATGCACTTCATCGCCATGGCCGGATTCACCATCGACGGCATGTCGATGAAGTACGACTCCGCGACCACCGTTCTCAGCCTGGTGGTCGCGATAGCCGTGGTCGCCGTGGGTGTGTTCCTGGTCGGATTCCGGGGGCCGGGAACCCTGGTGCTGACCACGGCCGGTGTCTTCACCGGGCTGGGCGTCGCCGCGATGCACTACCTCGGCATGGCCGCCATGCACACCCCCGGTGAGCTGAACTACTCCTACGGAACGGTGGCCCTGTCGATCCTTATCGCAGTCGTGGCCGCGACCGCCGCGCTCTGGGCGGCGGTATCCGTGCACGGGCTCGGCGCGAGCGTCGGGGCCAGCCTGATCATGGGGGTGGCCGTCACCGGTATGCACTACACCGGCATGGCGGCGGTCGCCGTCCCCGTCGACCACCACGGAGCGGGCACCCAGTCGTCGGCCGGGATGCTGTCGTTCCTGCTGGTCATGCTGGCAGGCCCGCTGGCCGCCCTCGTCATGTCCGCCGTGGTCGTCATGTTCGACGGCGATGTGATGCTGGGCGCCGACGAGCGGGGCGCGCGCACCTCGGGTCCGGCGCCCGCCCCCGGCCACGCCGTCACGGGCCGGGGCGGATCCGGCTCCTACCACGGCCCGGGGGCCTGA